The genomic DNA CACCAGATCAAGCTGCTGGATCAGAAAGCGGTTGTGGCTGGCCAAATGGATCTGCCGGTGAAACCGCCGGTTGGACCGGCTGAGCGCAGCCGGGTCATCCACCTTCGCCCGGTCCTCCTGCACCATCTGCCCCAGCACTTTCACCTCTTCGGCGGTCGCATGGCGGGCCGCCAGCCGCGCCGCCAGCCCCTCCAGCTCGGCCCGCACCACGTAAAGCTCCGCCAGTTCGTTGTGGTCAAGCGAGGCCACAATCAGGCTGCGCCCGTCGCGCACCAGCAGGCCTTGGGTTTCCAGCCGCTGCAACGCCTCGCGGATCGGCGTGCGAGACACCCCGAACCGCTCCGCCAGCTCGCTCTCCACCAATCGGTCGCCGGGCTTGTAGGTGCCCAGATCAATCGCATCGAGAATAAGCCCGTAGGCATCCCCCTGCGCGGGCCGTGCGCTTGGCATCCAACCACTCCTCTTTGTCTCGTCCGGCGAGCCTATGCGCCCGCGCCGCCCCAAGGCAAGCGGCCCTTGCGCCGCACCGCCCGCGCGCCTAGCGTCCGCCCCATGTCGCACGCCCCCCTCTTCTCCCATGTCGCCGCCTGGGTCTTTGACCTCGACAACACGCTCTATCCACCCGAGGCCCGCCTCTTCGACCAGATCGAGGTGCGCATGACCGCATGGGTGATGGAGGCGCTCGGCGTCGATCAGCCCGAGGCCGACGCGCTGCGCAAGAAATACTGGGCCGAGTACGGCACCACGCTCGCCGGGCTGATGGAGGTCCACGGGCTCGACCCGGCCCCCTATCTCACCCATGTCCACGACATCTCGCTCGACCATCTGGACGCGGATGACGCCCTCGCCGCCGCCATTGCCGCCCTGCCCGGCAACAAGTTCGTCTACACCAACGGCTCCAAGCCCTATGCCGAGCGGGTGCTTTCCGCACGCGGCCTGTCCGGCCTCTTTGACGAGGTCTTCGGGGTCGAGCATGCGGGTTTTCGGCCCAAGCCCGAGCGGGCGGCGTTTGAAACCGTCTTTGCCAAGGCCGGTCTCGACCCGGCCCGCGGCGCCATGTTCGAGGACGATCCCCGCAACCTCGCCGCGCCCCACGCAATGGGCATGCGCACCGTCCACGTCGCGCCCGAGCCGCTGGCGGCCCCACACATCCACCACCACACCGCCGACCTCACCCGCTTCCTCACTGGCCTCTAGCACGCGGCCCTTTGGTAAGGGGGAAAGCACGGCGAGGCCCGGATGAGCCCGCTCGGTCGGTTAACCTCTCGCCATTTTGCAAAAATCCCCTGTGCATAGGATGTGCATGGGTTGTGCATCACATGTTGCCCGTTAACTTTCCCGGGTTAACGCCAAAATCTGCGCCGCGCACAGGCATTTTCGCAAAACCTCCGCTGCGCCGATACGTCCCCTTGGCAATTGCCTCCCAAGCGCCCTAAATCCCCACAATGGCACGTAAAACAACCGATATCCTCATCGCAGGCGCGGGCATCGCAGGGTTGACGGCTGCGGCCTGTTTCGCCCATGCCGGATACAGCGTCACCCTCGCCGCCCCAAGGCCCCCAAGCCGAGATAAAGCCGATGGAGATCAACGCTCTACCGCCTTTCTCGACCCGGCGATCAACCTCTTCACAGAGGCCGGCCTCTGGCAGCCTCTCGCGCCCCATGCCCAGCCCCTGCAAGAGTTGCACATCACCGATACCACTAGCTGGCCCCCCAAAATCCGCGATTCCCGCGCCTTCCGCTCCAGCGCGCCCGGCACCCCGCCCCTCGCGCAAAACCTGATGAACTGGCGCATCGCGGATGTGCTGCTCAACGCTTTGGAATCCCTGCCAAATGTCACCCTCCACTGGGGCGCGAGCTTTGCTTCAATGGTCACGCGGGAGGGCGAGGCGATCGTCCGGCTGAGCGATGGCACCGGCCTGCGCGCCCGGCTAGTGATCGGTGCCGACGGGCGCGAGAGCGCGGTGCGCGAAACCGCTGGAATTGCGGCAGAAATCTCCCGTTTCGGGCAAAAGGCCCTCGCCTTCTCCGTCACCCACCCGGAGCCGCACCACAACATCTCCACCGAGGTCTACAATCAGGGCGGGCCCTTCACCCTCATTCCCCTCCCCGATGACGATGGCACCCCCACCTCAGCGGTGGTCTGGATGAACCCCGGCCCCGAGGCCCTGCGCCTGCAAGCCCTTGAGCCGGAAGATTTTTCCGCCGAGGCCACCATGCGCTCCGCTGGCCTCCTCGGCCCGCTCACCCTTGCTAGCCCGCGCGCCCTCTTCCCGATCATCACGCTGCACGCCAAGGCCCTCACAGCCCAGCGCACCGCCCTCATCGCCGAGGCCGCCCATGTGATTCCGCCCATCGGTGCACAGGGGCTCAACACCTCGCTGAACGATCTCGCCGCCCTCCTGGGCAGCGCCACGCCAGAAACCCTCGGCTCCCGGCAACATCTTGATGCTTATGAAAATTCCCGCGCCCGCGACGTGGCCGCACGGGTCGCGGCAATCGGCTTTTACAACCGCCTCACCCGCTCCGGCCTGCCGCCGCTGCAATCGCTGCGCCTCTCCGGCCTCAAGGTCGTGGCCGATGTGCCGCCCCTGCGCCGCGCGGTGATGCGTGCGGGCATGGGCGGTTAACCGGTGATTAGGATCTAGGCGATAACCTTGTCGAGAACCCGCTCAAGCCGTCCGAGCGTCGCCTCAACATCCGCCAGCTTGTCGAGCCCGAAAAGCCCGATGCGGAAGCTCCTGTAATCCGCGCCTTCGTCCACCATCAGCGGCACCCCGGCGGCGATCTGCACGCCCTCTGCGGCAAAGGCGCGGCCGGTCTGCAGCTCCGGGTCGTCGGTGTAGACCACCACCACGCCCGGCGCGCCAAAGCCCTCTGCGGCCACGCTTTTCACCCCCTTGGCGGCAAGCATGGCCCGCGCCCCATCGCCGAGCGCCTGCTGCGCGGCCTTCACTTCGCCGAAGCCTCTGGCCTCGGTCTCTTTCAGCGCGTCGCGAAACACCCGCAGCGCATCGGTCGGCATCGTCGCGTGGTAGGCATGCCCCCCCGCCTCGTAGCTCTGCATGATCGCCAGCCACTTGCCCAGATCACAGGCAAAACTGTCGCTCTTGGTCTCCGCCACCTTCTCCTCGGCCCGCGCCGAAAGCATCACCAGCCCCGCCGAGGGCGGTGCCGACCAGCCCTTCTGCGGCGCTGAAATCAGCACATCCACCCCGGTCGCTTCCATATCAACCCAGATGCAGCCCGAGGCGATACAGTCGAGCACCATCAGCCCGCCAACCTCATGAACGGCCTTGGAAATTTCGGCGATGTAATCATCCGGCAGGATCATCCCGCTCGCGGTTTCCACATGCGGCGCAAACACCAGCGCAGGCGCCTCGGCCTTGATCCGGGCCACCACCTCTTCCACCGGCGCGGGCGCAAAGGCTGCGGTCGCGTCATTCCCCGCCCGCCGGGCCTTCATCACGATCTCTTCTGCCGGAAGCCCGCCCGCCTCAAAGATCTGGCTCCAGCGGTAGGAAAAGAACCCGTTGCGCACCACCAGCACCGTCTCGTCGCGGGCCAGCTGCCGCGCCACGGCCTCCATCGCATAGGTGCCACCGCCCGGCACCACGGCAACGGCAGCGGCGTTGTAGCAGGCTTTCAAGCCGGATGAGATGTCGCGCATAACCTCCTGAAAAGCCTTGCTCATGTGGTTCAGCGAGCGGTCGGTGAACACCACCGAGAACTCCAGCAGCCCATCCGGGTCGATATCTCCGCGCAAGGCAGTCATGGGGCGATCCTCCGTTTTCGGTCGGCCCATAGCTATCGCCAACCCGGCCTGAGGCAAAGCCCCGACTGCGGCTCAGCGGCGAACCACCAGCACATCGCAGGGCGGTGTTCGGATGAGGCTCTCGGTGAACTGGCCGAGGAGCGAAATCGAAATCGCGGCCCGGCCATGGGCGCCCACTGCAATGAGCTCGGGTTGAAAGCTCTCAATTTCGTGGTCGAGGCTCAACGACACCGAGCCCACCATCGGCACCGGCTGCGCCATCTTCTCGGGCAGTTGCGCGGCCTCCCACCACGCGGCAAGTTCCCGTTCCGCCTCCTTGACGAAGGGCGCAAGCGCCTTTGCGCTCTGCTGCGGGGCAACTAGCCCGCGGTAAGGCACATGCACCGCGTGGAACGCCTTGAGGATGGCCTCCGGGGCAAATCTGCCCGCCGCCTGCGCCGCAGCCGCGCAGGACGACGAAAGGTCGATCCCGCAGAGAACCCGTTGGTAGGCCCCGGTCACGGCCCCGGCCGCCAGCAGCACCGGCCGCTCGCTGGCACGCACGATCCGCTCCATGGTCGTCCCGCTGAAAAAATCCCAGAACGCGCGGGTCCGATGTACCCCGAGCACCACCAGATCCGCCTCGATGCGCGTCGCGCAGGCGGTGATCGTGGCCACCGGCTCGCCGATCTCGACCCGGATCTCCGCCTTGCGCTCCGAGATCGACCCGCATTGCCCACCAAGCTGCTTTTCCGCCTCGGCGGCCATCGTCGAGGCGACAGGTCGCGGCAGATCTTCATCGACAACGGCAAGCACGGTCAGCTCTGCGTCCATGTCTTCTGCAAGGCGATAGGCGCGGCGCAGCGCGCGGTCGGAACGTTCGGAAAGGTCGGTGGCGACGAGGATTCGGGTCATTTCGGGATCCTTCTGCAGCGGGCCTCAAGATGCCCCAAGGATAACCTGAATCGCTGCATTCACCACCGTGACATCTTATCCCGCCAGCGGCCCCGGGCGGCGCTCTTCGGTGAGCAGCACATTGGCCTCCACGTTGCCCACACCGGGCATCGCCATGATCCGCCGCCGCAGCACTCGCTCAAAATCGGCAAGGTCGCGGGCCGTCACCCGCAGGCGGTAATCGTAGAGCCCCAGCACGTGCTCCACCGTCTGCACCTCCGGAATGGCGCTCACCGCCCGCTCAAAATCGTCGAGCGAAACCCGCCCCTTGGTCGCCAGCTTGACGCCAAGAAAGACCGTCACACCAAAGCCCAGCTTTTCGGCATCGAGCCGCAGTCGCCGCCCCGAGATCGCCCCCGCCTCGGTCAGCCGCTTGATCCGCCGCCACGCCGCCGGTTGCGAAAGCCCCAGCTTGCGGCCCACCGCGCCCGCGCTCAGCCGGCCATCCGCCTGCAACGCAGCCAAAATTTCCCAGTCCAACTCATCAAGCGTCATACCGGCAGCGCCTCCTGCCGCTTGATCCGGCTCACATGCATCAGCGCCTCGATATCGGCGATATGGGGCAGCGCCATGATCTTTTCCCGATAGACCGCCGTCCAATGCCCCATGTCACGGGCGATCACCTCCAGCCGCACGTCGACCCTGCCGAGAAAGGTCTGAATTTCCGTCACTTCCCGCACCTCGCGCGCGGCGTTAAGAAAATCGTCAAAGGCGCGTGGCAATGTCTTGTCGAGGGTGATCCGGAGCGAGACCCGCACCGCAAAGCCAAGCGCCTCCCAGTCAATCACGGCCTCCTGCCCACCAATCACCCCGTCGCGCTCCATCCGCTCCACCCGCCGCCAGGCCTGCTGGGCAGACAGGCCAACACGCTCCGCCAGTTCGGCAGCCTTCAGGCTCGGCTCGGCCTGAAGATGACGGAGAATGCGGCGATCGTGATTGTCTAGCATGGTTTTCTCTCAAATAGGGAAGATGGTGAATTACTTTTTCACTCAGAACGCAAAATACGTCAACACCAACTCTCCCCCGCCCGCCAAAGCATCGCTACAACCCGCCCCAACGAAACCACTCCCGGAGGGACAGACATGCGCGTTTATTATGACCGCGATTGCGACATTAACCTGATCAAAGACAAAAAGGTGGCCATTCTCGGCTACGGCTCCCAAGGCCACGCCCACGCGCTCAACCTGCGCGACTCCGGCGCCAAAAACCTCGTCGTCGCCCTGCGCGAAGGCTCCCCCTCCGCCAAGAAGGCCGAGGGCGAAGGCCTCAAGGTCATGGGCATCGCCGAAGCCGCAGCCTGGTGCGACCTGATGATGTTCACCATGCCCGACGAGCTTCAGGCCGAAACCTGGAACAAATACGTCAAGGACAACATCAAGCCCGGCTCCGCCATCGCCTTCGCCCACGGCCTCAACGTGCACTTCGGCCTGATCGAAGCCCCCGCTGGCGTCGACGTCATCATGATGGCCCCCAAGGGCCCCGGCCACACCGTGCGCGGCGAGTACACCAAGGGCGGCGGCGTGCCCTGCCTCGTGGCCGTGCACAACGACGCCTCCGGCAAAGCGCTGGAAATCGGCCTCTCCTACTGCTCCGCCATTGGCGGCGGCCGCTCGGGCATCATCGAAACCAACTTCCGCGAAGAGTGCGAAACCGACCTCTTCGGTGAGCAGGTCGTGCTCTGCGGCGGCCTCGTCGAGCTGATCCGCATGGGCTTCGAAACCCTCGTCGAGGCGGGCTACGCTCCCGAGATGGCCTATTTCGAGTGCCTCCACGAAGTGAAGCTGATCGTGGACCTGATCTACGAAGGCGGCATCGCCAACATGAACTACTCGATCTCCAACACCGCCGAGTATGGCGAGTATGTCTCCGGCCCGCGCATCCTGCCCTACGAAGAGACCAAGAAGCGCATGAAAGAGGTGCTGACCGACATCCAGAAAGGTGTGTTCGTGCGGGACTTCATGCAGGAAAACGCCGTTGGCCAGCCCAACTTCAAGGCCACTCGCCGCATCAACGACGAGCACCAGATCGAAGAAGTCGGCGAGAAGCTTCGCGGCATGATGCCCTGGATCTCCGCCGGCAAGATGGTGGACAAAGAGCGCAACTAAGGCGCCGCCTTCACCGGCATATGTAAAATTGAGCAACCCCGGCCATCGCGCCGGGGTTGTGCTTTCCGGAAGGCCCCATGAACGTGCAAGCCCCTGAAATCACGGCCAGAAGCTGGGCGATGATCGCCACCCTCGGTGTGATCTGGGGCGGCACCTTCATGGTGCAGAGCCTTGCGCTGCAAACCACGGCGCCCTTCTGGGTGGCTGCCGCGCGGGTCAGCTTTGCCGCGCTGCTCACGGCGTTGGTCTGGCGGCTGAGGGGCGGCCACATGTTCACCACCACGGCCACCGACTGGCCCCGCCTCACCGTCGTTGCCCTGCTCTCCTCGGCCATCCCCTTCATGTGCCTGAGCTGGGGCCAGCAATTCGTGCCCTCGGCATTTGCCGGGGTCTCCATGGCCAGCGTCACGCTCTTTATCCTCCCCCTCGCCCATCTGTTTCTGCCCGGCGAGCGGATGACCCTGCGCCGCACGGCGGGCTTCTTGCTCGGCTTCGCAGGCGTGGCCGCGCTGATCGGGCCAGAAGCCCTTTCGGCCACGGGCGCAGCAAACGAAAGCTGGGGCCGCGCAGCCTGCCTCGCGGCGGCCAGTTGCTATGCCGTCTCCTCCGTGATGATGCGCCGCTTGCCCCCGATCGACCCCATCGGCCTCACCTTCGCCACCGTGGCCATCGGCGCGCTCTTCGTTATCCCTATGGCCTCTCTCGTCCACGGCGCACCGTCCAACCCCGGCACAAAAGGCCTGCTGATCCTCGCCCTGCTCGGCCTCGTCCCCACCGCCGGTGCCAACCTGCTGCGCATCCTCGTGATCCGCTCCGCCGGCCCGGTGTTCATGAGCCTGACGAATTACCTCGTCCCGCTCTGCTCCATCCTCTTCGGCTGGCTCATCCTGTCAGAGGATCTGCCCGGCTCGCTCTTTATCGCCATGGCCCTTATCCTCTCTGGCGTGTTCATCAGCCAATGGGGCGCACTCACCCGCCTGTTTCGCCGCAGGTGAGCGCCAGCGCACAGGTCACAGGGCCAGGCCGCGCATTGATACATTATAACACCGCACCCATCTGCCCTGCATGACCAACCTTCATGTGAGCAAAAGAGAGGGCCTGCCAACCGAGATGCAGACCCTCCTTCGGGCTACCCCGCGCGAATCCTGGCCGGGGCACCCGAACTTCGCCGCCTCCGTCGCCAAATGGATGGGGGCTCACCAAATGTTCCGCGACCTCGCCCGTGTGACGCGGGAGGATACCGAGGCCTACCTCGACAAGGAGATCAGCGATGATGCCTACACCAGCTCCCTCGCCCGCTTCGGCGACCGGCTGGTCCGCAACCTCCACGGCCACCACGCCTGGGAGGACCGGCGGTTCTTCCCCGAGCTGAACGCGGCGGACAACCGCTTTGAAGCCGGGCTGGAGATGCTGGAAAGCGACCACGTCGAGATGGACGCGCTGCTGGAGCGGTTCACCCGCAAGGGCAACCGCATCATCCAACTCGCCCACCTCGATCCGCCCTCCATGGCGGAAGAGGCAGGCGGTTTCCACAACGAAGCCGTCGCAGCCGAAGCCTTCCTCGCAAGGCATCTGACCGATGAGGAAGACCTCGTGGTGCCGATCATCCTGCACCACAAGCTCCGAGGTTAATCTGTCGGGCCCGCGTCCACGCGTGGGCCCGGCACAAGGCTCAGTTGGGCCTCAGGCCTGCAAGAAAATAAGGGATTTGAGGATCAGCCGTCAGGCCGCGCTTGCAGCCTCCACTTCGGCCACAATGCTATCAACAACGCGCTCCAGAAGCGCCTCGTCCTCGCACTCCGCCATCACCCTTATCAGCGGCTCGGTGCCGCTCTTGCGGATCAGCAGCCGCCCCTTGCCTGCCAGCTCGGCCTCCGCCTCCGCCAGCCGGGCCTTTACCTGCGCCGCCTCCAGCGGGGTCTCGCCCGCCGCGTATCGCACGTTCTTCAGCAACTGCGGCACCGGCTCGAAGCTGCGCGCCAATTCGCTCGCACGCCGCCCGGTGCCCACCATCGCCGCCAAAAACTGAATGCCCGCCAGCAGCCCGTCACCGGTGGTGGCATAATCCGTCATCACGATATGGCCCGACTGCTCGCCACCAAGGTTGAAGCCCCCGGCCCGCATCCGCTCCACCACGTAGCGGTCGCCCACGCCGGTGCGCTCCAGCCGCAGGCCCCGGCCCTCCAAAAAGCGCTCCAGCCCGAGGTTGCTCATCACGGTGGCCACCAAGGCCCCGCCCTTCAAAATGCCAAGGTCGCCCCAGCGGGCCGCCAGCAGCGCCATCACCTGGTCGCCATCGGCAATCGCGCCAGTCTCATCGATAATCATCACCCGGTCAGCGTCGCCATCAAGGCAGATGCCCACATCGGCCCCATGCGCCACGACTGCCTCGGCGGCGGCCTGCGGCGCGGTCGAACCACATTTGTCGTTGATGTTGTAGCCGTTGGGCGAAACGCCCAATGGCACCACCTCCGCACCAAGCTCCCAAAGCACCTCGGGCGCGGTCTTGTAGGCCGCGCCATTTGCGCAATCCACAACCACCTTCAGCCCGGCCAGCGAGCCCCCCACCGGAAAGCTCGCCTTGGCCCGTTCCACGTAGCGAAAGCGGCCATCGTCGATCCGCTTGGCCCGGCCAATGTTCTCGGCTGCCGCAGGCTCCACACCGCTCGCCACCAGCCCTTCGATCTCTTCTTCCGCCTCGTCCGACAGCTTGAAGCCATCGGGGCCGAAAAACTTGATCCCGTTGTCATGGGCCGGGTTGTGAGAAGCCGAAATCATGATGCCCAGATCGGCGCGCATCGAGCTTGTCAGGTAGCCCACTGCCGGGGTCGGCACCGGGCCGAGCAGCAGCACGTTCATCCCTGTGCTCGTAAGCCCCGCCGTCAGCGCGTTTTCAAACATGTAGCCAGACAGGCGGGTATCCTTGCCAATCACCACCCGGTGCCCACTGGCCCCGTCCCGGCGAAAGTAGCGGCCCGCAGCCGCGCCCAGCTTCAGCGCCACCTCGGCGGTCATCGGGGCCGAATTGGCCTTGCCGCGCACCCCGTCGGTTCCAAACAGCGTTCTGCCCATCATGGCCCCCTCACATGCCCCATTGCGCGGCGGCGAGCCTCAGGCCCTGCCGCGTTTCCCGCGCATCATGCACCCGTAATAGCTGCACCCCCTGCCCGGCGGCAAGCACGGCCAGCGCGAGGCTGCCGGGCATGCGCTCCGCCGCCACCTCCTCGCCCGCCAGCTTGCCGATAAAGCCCTTGCGCGACACGCCCAGCAGCACCGGGCAACCCAGCGCATGGAAGAGCGAAAGCCGCGAGAGCAGCGCAAGGTTGTGGGTCATGGTCTTGCCAAAGCCGATGCCCGGGTCCACCACCACGCGTTCCCGGGCGATCCCGGCAGCCTCGGCAGCGGCAACGCGCTCTGCAAGGTGGTCGTACACGTCAAGCAGCACGTCGGTATAGCGCGGGTCATCCTGCATGGTCTCGGGGCTGCCCTGCGCATGCATCAGGCAAATTGGCGCGCCCGCATCCGCCGTGGCCCCGGCAATGGCCGGGTCAAACAGCATGGCCGACACATCGTTTACCATGTCCGCCCCTGCCGCCAGCCCGGCGCGGGCCACCTCGGCCTTGCGGGTATCCAGCGAAATGGGCGTGGCACAGCCCTTGGCCCTCAGCGCCTCTACCACCGGCACCACGCGCGACAGTTCTTCGATCACCGAGACCTCCACCGCGCCGGGCCGGGTGCTTTCGCCGCCGATGTCGAGGATGTCGGCCACCTCGGCAAGCGCCAGCGCATTGGCCAACTCGCGGCCCTCGTGCTGGCCACCGTCCGAAAAACTGTCGGGCGTCACATTGAGGATCGCCATGATCCGCGGCACATCCATCGTCAGCCCCGCCACCGGAAAGCGCGGGGCAGTCAGCCGGGCCAACTCATCTTCCTGCAGCGCGGAGGCCGGCAGCAACTCCGGCGCGGCCTCCCGGCGCAGCACCTCCACCCTGTCAAACCAGCACCACCCCCCGGCCAGCGTCAACGCGCCCTCGGGGCGGGCCGGGTCTGTCTGTACCAGGGGGCGGATGTATCTCATGTCGCCAACTCTCCCGCGATCCACGCCGCAAGCGCCTCAGGGCGCGCTTCGGGCGGCTCCACGGCGGTGAGCACCAGCTTTGAAGGGGCCCAGAAGGCTGGGATGCCCTGCGCCGCGCAAAAACCGATCTCGGTGCGGCTCGCCACCACCCGCGCGCCCTCCACGCTCTCTGCGGCGATCCAGGCCGCCTGCTCCATCGCCAGCAGCATTACCCGCGCGCGTGCCTCGTCGCCCCGCGCCTTGGGCACGTAGCCGGGTGTCACCACGTAAAGCACCGGCCCCTCGGCGGGCGGCACGGCAGAGCCCAGCACCATCAGGCACACCTCGGGGACGGCTGCGGGAAGCGCCACTGGCTCCACCTCACCGCGCACCCGCAGCGCCTCGACGCCCAGCACAAACTCGCCGCGCTCCAGCTTGTCGATCCGCACGGCCATGCGGGCCACGCGCGGCTCGCTGAACACCCGCGCGGCGATCCGGTCCACCAGCGTTTCCAGCAGGTCCACCCGGCCCTCGGCCAGCGAGGCATCGACCGCGCCAATCAGCGTGTCGTAGCTCACCACCTTGTCGACATCATCACCCGCAGGCGCGCCCACCACCTCGGCATGCACCTCAAAGCACAGCCGCTGCGCCACGCCGCGCTCATCGGCAAAGGCGCCGATCTCAACATCGCGGTAAAGCTCCCTGAGGGCGATCACATCGCGGGGGGCATGATGCGAAAAGGCGAGGCCGGTTTCATCCATGCCTCGCCTAATTCCACGACCTGCGACCAAGTTCAATGGCCGCGCGGCCCGATCAGATCACACGCACCTGCGTGCCGATCGGCGTCAGCTCGAAGAGCTCCGCGATCAGCTCGTTGTATGTGCCGATGCAGCCCGAGGACGAGCGCCGCCCGATCTTGCGGGTGTCATGGGTGCCATGGATCAGGTAGGCGGGCCAGCTGAGATACATCGCATGGGTGCCCAGCGGGTTGTCGGGGCCCGGCGGCATGTAATGCAGGCTCGGGTCGCGCTTCATCATCGAGGGGGTCGGCGTCCAGTCCGGGCCAACCTTCTTGCGCACGATCTCGGTGTAGCCAGTGCGCTTGAGGTCGTCGGTCAGCGGCACCGAAGTCGGGTAGACCTTGTAGGTCGCGCCATCGCCCGACCAAAAGTGCAGCGCCCGGCTGATGGTGTCGCAAACAATCGTGGCTTTGCCCAAATCGCTGAAATGGTCACGCCAGTTTTGCGCCTGAAAGCTCGATGCGTTGCGGCGCACCTGTGCCTGGCGGCTTACCGAGGTCGGATCAATCTCTTCGGCCCAGCTCACAGCGGGAGCGGCGGCCAGCGCGGCAGTGCCGGCAAGAAGGCGTCGTCTGGAAATCATTGAAGTCGTGCCTCGTTCAACGTCTCGTGGTTGCGTCTCACCTGCCACGTCGGGCGCTCCGCCGCTACTCACATATCAGTGAAAATGAATGCGACAGTGCAGCATTGCAACGGTGCCCCGCTCTCGCGCCTTACGAGCGCGGGTGCCGGTAGAAGCTGTGCACACCGATCCGGGCGGTGCGCGGAAACTGACGGGCCCAGCTCGGACGCACGGCGTTGGTGTGATAATGGGTCGCCCCGCCGGTCAGCTGGCGCGGCGCGCCATTGAGCACAAGCCAAGCGATCTTGCCCACCCGGTCATAGGCAGCCTGTTCGCGGATGGCGTCGGAGTAGCCGTCGCAGGTGTAGGTAAACTGGCACTGATACTTGCGCCCGGTGCCTTGGTTGACCACGGCGCAAACCGTCGAGGGGTAAAGCCCCGAGTCCACGCGGTTCAGGATCACCTCGGCAACGGCAAACTGCCCCTTCACCGTCTCGCCGCGCGCCTCAAAGTAGAGCGCTTCGGCAAGGCAGGCCCATTCGGCACCGCCGTTGCTCACGCGGGGCTGGCTATCAACCCACTGGCGGCTATAGCTCACCTTGATCGAGCCGGGCTTGCCAAAGGTGCTGCGCGGCGCCGTTGCCAAACGCTTGATCCGCTTGCCGCTCACCGCCTGAAACGCCTTGCGCTCCTGCCCGAGCAGCGCGTCGAGACGTTGGTTCATCTCAGGATCAGTGGGAGCCCCCGCCTCGATCACCTCTGTCGGCACCGTCGAAGTCGACATCACCGTTTCGGCAGTTGCAGGCATCGTGGCGGCGGTCAGGCCCAAAAGGGACAGGACCAGCGCGGGCATGTTCCGGCGCAGGTTGTGCATCGTAATCTCACTCTAGCGGCACGTCCCAGGCTCGTGCCCAGCCGAGGGGGCGCTTAGCGGATGACACAGCGTCCTGTCCACCCCCCGGTGCCAGCCTGCGCTCAATCGGCGCAGTTCAGCGCAGATTGTTTCCGAAGCGCCACCAATCAGCGCGAAAATCCGTTGAAAAATCTAACGAAGCTCTCCCGGCGCATCTCCCGCGCGGTCCCGAATCGCAAGGTGCGCGGCCGCCAGCCGGGCCACGGGCACCCGGAACGGGGAGCAGGACACGTAGTCAAACCCGGCCTCACGGCAGAAGGCAATCGTGTCCGGGTCGCCGCCATGCTCGCCGCAAACCGAAAGCGTCACCCCCGGCCGCGCCGCGCGCGCCCGCTCGGCGCCCAGCATCAACAGCTCGCCAACGCCCTCCTGATCGAGGGTATGAAACGGGTCTTCAGGGAAAACCTGCTGCTGCACATAGGCCCCCATGAACTTGCCCGCATCATCGCGGCTGAGGCCATAGGTCATCTGGGTCAGGTCATTGGTGCCGAAGCTGAGGAAGGTCGCATGCCCGGCAATATCCCCGGCACGCAGCGCGGCGCGCGG from Oceanicola sp. D3 includes the following:
- a CDS encoding hemerythrin domain-containing protein; translated protein: MTNLHVSKREGLPTEMQTLLRATPRESWPGHPNFAASVAKWMGAHQMFRDLARVTREDTEAYLDKEISDDAYTSSLARFGDRLVRNLHGHHAWEDRRFFPELNAADNRFEAGLEMLESDHVEMDALLERFTRKGNRIIQLAHLDPPSMAEEAGGFHNEAVAAEAFLARHLTDEEDLVVPIILHHKLRG
- the folP gene encoding dihydropteroate synthase, which codes for MRYIRPLVQTDPARPEGALTLAGGWCWFDRVEVLRREAAPELLPASALQEDELARLTAPRFPVAGLTMDVPRIMAILNVTPDSFSDGGQHEGRELANALALAEVADILDIGGESTRPGAVEVSVIEELSRVVPVVEALRAKGCATPISLDTRKAEVARAGLAAGADMVNDVSAMLFDPAIAGATADAGAPICLMHAQGSPETMQDDPRYTDVLLDVYDHLAERVAAAEAAGIARERVVVDPGIGFGKTMTHNLALLSRLSLFHALGCPVLLGVSRKGFIGKLAGEEVAAERMPGSLALAVLAAGQGVQLLRVHDARETRQGLRLAAAQWGM
- the glmM gene encoding phosphoglucosamine mutase, with protein sequence MGRTLFGTDGVRGKANSAPMTAEVALKLGAAAGRYFRRDGASGHRVVIGKDTRLSGYMFENALTAGLTSTGMNVLLLGPVPTPAVGYLTSSMRADLGIMISASHNPAHDNGIKFFGPDGFKLSDEAEEEIEGLVASGVEPAAAENIGRAKRIDDGRFRYVERAKASFPVGGSLAGLKVVVDCANGAAYKTAPEVLWELGAEVVPLGVSPNGYNINDKCGSTAPQAAAEAVVAHGADVGICLDGDADRVMIIDETGAIADGDQVMALLAARWGDLGILKGGALVATVMSNLGLERFLEGRGLRLERTGVGDRYVVERMRAGGFNLGGEQSGHIVMTDYATTGDGLLAGIQFLAAMVGTGRRASELARSFEPVPQLLKNVRYAAGETPLEAAQVKARLAEAEAELAGKGRLLIRKSGTEPLIRVMAECEDEALLERVVDSIVAEVEAASAA
- a CDS encoding dihydroneopterin aldolase, with translation MDETGLAFSHHAPRDVIALRELYRDVEIGAFADERGVAQRLCFEVHAEVVGAPAGDDVDKVVSYDTLIGAVDASLAEGRVDLLETLVDRIAARVFSEPRVARMAVRIDKLERGEFVLGVEALRVRGEVEPVALPAAVPEVCLMVLGSAVPPAEGPVLYVVTPGYVPKARGDEARARVMLLAMEQAAWIAAESVEGARVVASRTEIGFCAAQGIPAFWAPSKLVLTAVEPPEARPEALAAWIAGELAT
- a CDS encoding DMT family transporter, producing MNVQAPEITARSWAMIATLGVIWGGTFMVQSLALQTTAPFWVAAARVSFAALLTALVWRLRGGHMFTTTATDWPRLTVVALLSSAIPFMCLSWGQQFVPSAFAGVSMASVTLFILPLAHLFLPGERMTLRRTAGFLLGFAGVAALIGPEALSATGAANESWGRAACLAAASCYAVSSVMMRRLPPIDPIGLTFATVAIGALFVIPMASLVHGAPSNPGTKGLLILALLGLVPTAGANLLRILVIRSAGPVFMSLTNYLVPLCSILFGWLILSEDLPGSLFIAMALILSGVFISQWGALTRLFRRR
- a CDS encoding L,D-transpeptidase produces the protein MISRRRLLAGTAALAAAPAVSWAEEIDPTSVSRQAQVRRNASSFQAQNWRDHFSDLGKATIVCDTISRALHFWSGDGATYKVYPTSVPLTDDLKRTGYTEIVRKKVGPDWTPTPSMMKRDPSLHYMPPGPDNPLGTHAMYLSWPAYLIHGTHDTRKIGRRSSSGCIGTYNELIAELFELTPIGTQVRVI
- the ilvC gene encoding ketol-acid reductoisomerase, coding for MRVYYDRDCDINLIKDKKVAILGYGSQGHAHALNLRDSGAKNLVVALREGSPSAKKAEGEGLKVMGIAEAAAWCDLMMFTMPDELQAETWNKYVKDNIKPGSAIAFAHGLNVHFGLIEAPAGVDVIMMAPKGPGHTVRGEYTKGGGVPCLVAVHNDASGKALEIGLSYCSAIGGGRSGIIETNFREECETDLFGEQVVLCGGLVELIRMGFETLVEAGYAPEMAYFECLHEVKLIVDLIYEGGIANMNYSISNTAEYGEYVSGPRILPYEETKKRMKEVLTDIQKGVFVRDFMQENAVGQPNFKATRRINDEHQIEEVGEKLRGMMPWISAGKMVDKERN